Part of the Chitinophaga parva genome is shown below.
TTTCATCCATTTTTTCAGCCACAACTCCTGCATTAAATTTCAGCCGTAACGAATTCCAGATAGCATAAGATATTTGGCTGGTGATATCGGCTGTGTGGCTCCGAGCTTTGTAATACTGCGCCATGTTCGCATATGGATTATTAAAACCAGGCGCCCAGTTAAAGGAACCGTCTGGTAGTCTACCGGCGGGGGCATCCGGCGGCAGTTGTAAGGCAAACGACGTAGGATCCGCTGCCGGAAGGTAATGCCTTACCAGGCTGCCGTTAAAGGACACCGCCACCGCCAGCCTCCCCTTGGTAGAACGGTAGCTAATGCTACCATGGCCGGTAGCCCTGTTGGAATGGAAGTCTTGGCCCATGACAGTGCCCTCCTTGCCATAACCAGCAGAAAAATACGTCCGCAGAGCAGGCCCGCTGCTGTGAAAGGACAGCCGCTGCTCCCACTGTGGGGCGGTATGGCCGATCAGGGCTTTTTGCCAGTCGGTGTAGCGGGTGGTGTCCCATGATAGCAGATCGTAGTCCTTGGCCGGATCAGGCCTGGCCCCGTCTTTGGCAAAGGCCTCGTGGCGCATCTGCAGGTACTCGGGCGTGGAAAGCATCGGCACTCGCCGGTCGATCATGCCAATGCCGGCGGTGGTGGTCGCAGAAAAGCCCGTGCCCCCACCTGGCCTCGCCTTCTTCGTAGAAATGAGCACCACCCCATTGGCGCCCCGGGATCCGTAGATGGCGGTTGAGGTGGCGTCTTTTAGGACCGTGATGCCCTCGATGTCTTGGGGGGAAAGAAACTGCAGGGGGCTGCCCTGGTTGATAATGCCGCCGGTTTGTACCAGAGAGGTGGAGGGGAAAGGAATGCCGTCGATGATGTAGAGGGGGTCGTTGCCGCTACTGATGGAACTGCGGCCACCAATTTGAATGCTTACCTGGCCGCCGGTGGTGCCGGTCACCTGTTGCACAAAAATGCCGGGAAGGGTTCCTTCCAGGGCAAACAAGGCGTTGTTTACGGGTTGGATGGCGACCTGGGCGCCAGTCAGGTTGTTGATATGGCTGGTGCTGGTACGCTGAGAGGCCACGCCATAGGCTACGATCACGGGGACGTCCAGCTCCTTTTCGGCTGGTACGAGGGTAAACACCTGCGGACTGTCATCATGAACGGTGCGCTGTTGCGGAGTAAATCCCACGCAGCTTACCGCCAGTATCGCTCCCCGTGGAACGTCTGGCAGCCGGAAGGTTCCTTGGGTGCTGGTGGCCGTACCTTTCCCGGTCTGGATCACCACCACGCTGGCGTTTTCCAGCGGCCCGCTGGCCGCCCGCACCGTTCCACTCACCTGCAGGGCTGTGGAGGTGGCGTTGGACAGTTTTACGACGATTATATGGTCGATGATCTTATAGGTGAGTGGTTGGTCTTTTAGGACGAGGTCCAGCGCAGCGTGTAGCGTAAGGTTCAGTCCATGGATAGAGACCGGCTTAAACTGGGTTGTCACTCCGTCCTCCATCCAGAAGTGATAACCGGTTTGGGCCTCGATGTTTTTTAAGAGCGTGGAGATATCGGCCTGGTCGGCGGAGAGCGTTACCTTGCCTTGGGCGGCGGCACTGAAGTTAAAATGCAGGGACATGAAAACAAGTAGGAGGGAAAGATGGCTTGCTCTGAAAAGAGCGCCGGCAGCGGGTTTGCAGACCCCAAATACTTTTACAATTACATTGCTCGTTTGCATGTTCCCCATACCTTTGTCTTGGACCGACCGGAATATGTCCTACAAGGTCTGGGGCTTTCAGCCCGAAAGGCGGATGCTGGTAGTAGACAGTATCCGCCTGTTTTTATTTTGGGCGCGACTTTGAAACGTTCGAAACATCTGTCGCAATGCGGCTTTCAGAGAGGATGAGGATG
Proteins encoded:
- a CDS encoding SusC/RagA family TonB-linked outer membrane protein produces the protein MQTSNVIVKVFGVCKPAAGALFRASHLSLLLVFMSLHFNFSAAAQGKVTLSADQADISTLLKNIEAQTGYHFWMEDGVTTQFKPVSIHGLNLTLHAALDLVLKDQPLTYKIIDHIIVVKLSNATSTALQVSGTVRAASGPLENASVVVIQTGKGTATSTQGTFRLPDVPRGAILAVSCVGFTPQQRTVHDDSPQVFTLVPAEKELDVPVIVAYGVASQRTSTSHINNLTGAQVAIQPVNNALFALEGTLPGIFVQQVTGTTGGQVSIQIGGRSSISSGNDPLYIIDGIPFPSTSLVQTGGIINQGSPLQFLSPQDIEGITVLKDATSTAIYGSRGANGVVLISTKKARPGGGTGFSATTTAGIGMIDRRVPMLSTPEYLQMRHEAFAKDGARPDPAKDYDLLSWDTTRYTDWQKALIGHTAPQWEQRLSFHSSGPALRTYFSAGYGKEGTVMGQDFHSNRATGHGSISYRSTKGRLAVAVSFNGSLVRHYLPAADPTSFALQLPPDAPAGRLPDGSFNWAPGFNNPYANMAQYYKARSHTADITSQISYAIWNSLRLKFNAGVVAEKMDEINVGPVASINPSAGITTGRSGFGKNSLQSWTMEPMLEYSHSIARAKVLLLAGATLHRASNNNYIINATGYTDPNSLESIRGAAAIDTLTNQSLDYRYLSGYGRARLQIKERYIMELTGRRDGSSRFGPNRQYAIFGGVGAAWLISAEPWMHSRFNTLSLAKLSFTYGTTGNDQIGDYAFQNRYIQATYPYGGLRGLVPQQLSNNDYSWEESRKLNISVDLGFLKDRIQLSATYYCSRTSQELLTLPLSGVTGFPSITRNSGAVIMNRSWEFTLNAIAVQGHRFAWTWSANLTFPQNKLTSFPSINTTSYAGVLQVGKSLAVYKAIHATGVDPGTGEYTFLDVNQDGQIAPPGDLTAYKSMDQQYYGGVSTKITVGQFSIDLLFQFVKQQGFNYLSFSGNAPGGIANQPTWVLARWRDVGQRASVQKFTQDYSSTTYGAFANLTSSDAIVSDASYVRLKSLSVNYKVPVKNEPHQNRPEIDIFLRMANMLTLSEYKGPDPETQSVLGFMPPLRTIIVGVALNL